One Pseudomonas sp. B21_DOA genomic window, GGGCAGGCCAATCCTTACGGGCTGGGCAACGCCTGGAACCCGGACGACCTGCAACGTAATTGGCAGGCCTTGCTGCCGCAGTTGCGCAGCTGGCAAACCCTCGACACCGATCACTACGGCATCGTGGCGGGCCGCTGGGCGCGGTTGCTGGCCGAGGCGATCGGTACGGATGAGCCTGCGCCATGAATGATCCGATCTCGATGCCGCGATGGTGGCTGGCCTTGACCAAGGTGTTGTGCGAAGCCGATTCGAACGCGGCCTTGCGCTTGAGGCAATTGCGGGGTCAGGTGCCGTTCCAGCTGTTTCATCTCTGGCAGGCCGACGTGGTCATGCCGATGCTCTGCGAAGCCTTGCCGGAACATCAGCAGGCGCTGCTCGTGTTGCAAAGCCTGCATCAGCGGGCGGCGCTCGGCGTGATCGGGCGTCAGGGCGAGTGGCGGGCCACGCTCAAACCGGTGTTGCTGGCGCTGTACCGCAAGGCCTACGCCTACGACGCGGCGTACGCCAAGGCCCACGCCAGTGCGATGGCCTACGGCCGCGCACCGGCCAACAGCGCCATGATTTCCGAGCACTTCGGCGGTGCCGAGGCGTTCGCCGGGTATTACGCACAACTCAATACCGAGGCAGCTGCCACCGCGTTTGCCCAGGCTCATGCCAGCGCCAACGCCGAAGTGTCGGCCCGGGCCTTTGCGGACGACGATGCAGACACCTGCGCTCAGGTCTGCGGGGCGTCCGTGCGGGTTTACGTCGGGGCCTGCGCTTCGAGCGACGAACAGCGACATGCCGTATTCAACCATCTCGCCGCCGGGCTCGACCGGAGTCTGGCCACGCTGCAATCCCGTTCAACAGGAGAACGACATGAATGACGCACACCTGCAATTCGATGTGGTGATCAACGCCCAGGGTCAGTATTCCCTGTGGCCGGCGGGCAAGCCGATGGCCAGCGGCTGGAACGAGGCGGGGATGCGTGGCGAACGCCAGGTCTGCCTGGATTACATCAACGAACACTGGATTGACATGCGCCCGCGTTCGCTGCACGAGCAATCATCGGTGTCGTTCCAATAAAAAAGGTGAGGGAACATGGATCAGTTGGCACTCAAGGCAATCGAGCGCATCGCCGCCGAACGGCGCGCGCCGTATCAGCACATCACGGTCGAGCGGATCACGCCGATCATCGGCGCCGAGATCGGCGGCGTCGATCTTTCGCAGCCGCTGAGCGACGAGCAGCTCACGGAAATCCGCCGGGCCTTTCTGGAGAACCACGTGGTGGTGTTCCGCGATCAGCACCTGACGGTCGACGAACACAAGGCGTTTGGCCGGCTGTTCGGTGAGCTGCGGGCCCTGCCGGTGGAAGACATCGACGGCGATGACCCGGAGCTGGTGGTGATCCGCGCCAATGCGCAATCGCGCTACGTTGCCGGCGAAACCTGGCACACCGACGGCACCGCCGATCTGGCGCCGTCCATGGGCTCGATGCTGTACGTCAAGGAAACCCCGGCCATCGGCACCGGTGGAGACACGCTGTTCGCCAACATGCACCTGGCGCTGGAAATGCTGTCGCCGACGATGCAGCAGTTTCTCGGCGGATTGACCGCGATCCATGACGGTGCGATTCCGTGGAAGGGCTATGAGGCGCCGGCCAATCTGCCGAAAACCGAACACCCGGTGGTGGTTCGCCACCCGGAAACCGGGCGCAAGTCGCTGTTCGTCAATTCCGGGTTCACCTCGCACATCGTCCAGTTGTCTGACGGTGAAAGCCAGGTACTGTTGAACATGCTGTTTGACCTGGTCGCCCGCGAACCGGTCGTCAGCTGTCGCGTGCGCTGGGCGCCGAACAGCCTGGTGTTCTGGGACAACCGCTGCACACAGCACCACGCGGTCTGGGATTATTTTCCGCACTCGCGGTATGGCGAGCGGGTGACGATTCTGGGGACGCAGCCCAAGGCTTGAGTCTAAAAATCGGTGGGAGCGGGCGCCGTTCCCACCGCTCATTCACAGACCTTGTTTGAGCAGTTGCTCGACGATCAACTCGCCGAACGCCAGATTCCCGTGCAACGGGTCATCCACCTCGCAGTACGCCGGAAGCTGAAAACCCAGCTCATCATTCGCCGCAGCGCGCACGTCGATCAGCTCGATGCCGAGTCCTTGCAGGCGCTCGATCAGCAGCGCCTGCGCGGCCATGAACACGCGTGGGTCGGACAGCTCCGGCACCCGCTGCGGCGGCAGTACGGCGAACACCTTGAGGTTCAGCGCCCGGGCCTGTTCATAGAACGCCAGCGCAGGCCGGGACAAGGTGTCGATGATGGACTCGAACAGCGGCCCGCTGAGAAAACCTTCGTCGAATTCGCCGTCCGGCGTCTGGTAGCAGGTCCAGTTCGGCGCGGTGGCGAGATAGTGCAGGCTCAGGCCGATGGTACTCACCAGCGGCACCCCGACCTTCGCCAGTTGCGGTACTTCGAATGGCTCAAGGGCCTGACGATACAAGCGCTCCATCTCGACGTCCCGAAACACCACGTCATGACGGGTCAGGCTGAAAAAATCCACCGCGAAATCCCGGCCGGTGCCCAGCGGGCCGCCACTCAAAGGCAACTCGCGGGCCTGCGCCGCCTTGCCGATGACCCTGGCATGGGAATCGCCCAGCAGCAGAAACCTAGGCGTAGTAATCGAGCACGGCGTCTTCACAGACAAGCTCCTCACTGGACACGCAGGTGGAGGCAACGCTGGTCGGCGCCTGCAGCGGTTGAACCGCATCGAGCCCGGCGAAAAACTGCCGCATGACAAATGCCACGCCTTCAGGCGTGACCTCCCGCTGGTTGGGTTGGTAGAACGCGCCCTTGAAAGGTGTGCCGGTGATGATTTCGTAGGAGGGGAAATAGTCGACGTCGTGCAGGTCTTCGCACAGCTGCCCGGCAACGGCGCGCAGGACCGATTTGGAATAGGTGGTGGCGCTCAACACATGCTCGCCCGTGGCGGTTGCCGTCAGGGGCACCGGCGACACGGTGAGCAGCAGACGCAGTTGCGGGTTGATCGAACGCATCAATTCAAGCGCCCTGACCATGTCGCCATAGGTGTCCATGAAGCCGAAGTTGCAGAAGCAGTGCAACTGCGGATCGAAGGTGCCGCGCACGGTGCCGGGGCACACGGGATACACCAGACCGGTCTGGCGGTTCTGCCAGGCTTCGGTCAGGCCCAGGGTGAACACGAACACTTTGGCGCGGCGCAGGGCGGTGCGGATGGCATCGAGGGTGGCTTCGCGCGAGGCGAACAGTGCGTCCTCGCTGGCAAAGCCGTCGGGTTCCACGGCGGGCCGGAACGGGTCGAAGAAACGCCCGTCATGGGCCCAGGTTTCGTCGGGTGGCAGGCTCACGCCGAGCGCCCATTCCAGCCATTGGCACAGCATCGCCGGAGTGTACAGATTGCCGGTGCGAAACGAGAAAACCCCATAATTACGGGCCTTGCAGTCGGTTTCGGGCAGTCCGGGCGGGGCCGGTTCGGCATCCAGCCAGTTCATGCCGCGTTCGCCCAGCGCCCGGCCGATGTGCTGGGCGAAACACGAGCCGGCGGTGACGATGGCGTCCTTGTTGCCGATCTCGAATTGTGGCGTCCACAGTCGATCGATGTTCAGCGCGGGCTTGTCAGCCACGGCGGTGCGCCAGAAAGCGCGGGGTGGCAGGCACTGATAAGGGTTCACGAGGAGGGCCTCCTTGGCGGTCGCTGATAAAACCGGTCAGCTGATTTGATAGCGGTAGATCAGGTCGTCAAACCACCGATCTCCAATCTGATAGGCCTGCGGCACGCGGCGCTCGAATACAAACCCGCATTTCTCCAAAACCTTGCATGACGCGATATTACCGTCGGTCACGGTCGACTCCAACGAGTCCAGGCCGATGTCCGCGGCATAGTCGATGATCGCCTGCCGCGACTCGGTGCCAAAGCCTTTGCCCTGATGCTCGGGCAACAGCAGGCAACCCACCTCGGCATGCCCCGGCGAGAGGATGCGGAATCCGGTCACACCCAATTCCTGCCCGCTGGCCCTGTCGATCACCACCAGACACAACCAGTGATCCGACTGCGGCCCCCAGGCCGGAAGCCGATGCTCGAAGCCTTTGCGCACCTGGTCCTCGGCGATTTCACCGAACACATACTGCATGGTTTGCGGCTCCGAATGCAGCCTGAGGAACAGCGGCCAGTCGGATTCGACCATCGTGCGCAGGTCCAGGCGTTGCGTGGTGAGCTCAAGCATCCGCAGCTCCTT contains:
- a CDS encoding MbtH family NRPS accessory protein; protein product: MNDAHLQFDVVINAQGQYSLWPAGKPMASGWNEAGMRGERQVCLDYINEHWIDMRPRSLHEQSSVSFQ
- a CDS encoding GNAT family N-acetyltransferase, giving the protein MLELTTQRLDLRTMVESDWPLFLRLHSEPQTMQYVFGEIAEDQVRKGFEHRLPAWGPQSDHWLCLVVIDRASGQELGVTGFRILSPGHAEVGCLLLPEHQGKGFGTESRQAIIDYAADIGLDSLESTVTDGNIASCKVLEKCGFVFERRVPQAYQIGDRWFDDLIYRYQIS
- a CDS encoding TauD/TfdA family dioxygenase gives rise to the protein MDQLALKAIERIAAERRAPYQHITVERITPIIGAEIGGVDLSQPLSDEQLTEIRRAFLENHVVVFRDQHLTVDEHKAFGRLFGELRALPVEDIDGDDPELVVIRANAQSRYVAGETWHTDGTADLAPSMGSMLYVKETPAIGTGGDTLFANMHLALEMLSPTMQQFLGGLTAIHDGAIPWKGYEAPANLPKTEHPVVVRHPETGRKSLFVNSGFTSHIVQLSDGESQVLLNMLFDLVAREPVVSCRVRWAPNSLVFWDNRCTQHHAVWDYFPHSRYGERVTILGTQPKA
- a CDS encoding GSCFA domain-containing protein, with the translated sequence MNPYQCLPPRAFWRTAVADKPALNIDRLWTPQFEIGNKDAIVTAGSCFAQHIGRALGERGMNWLDAEPAPPGLPETDCKARNYGVFSFRTGNLYTPAMLCQWLEWALGVSLPPDETWAHDGRFFDPFRPAVEPDGFASEDALFASREATLDAIRTALRRAKVFVFTLGLTEAWQNRQTGLVYPVCPGTVRGTFDPQLHCFCNFGFMDTYGDMVRALELMRSINPQLRLLLTVSPVPLTATATGEHVLSATTYSKSVLRAVAGQLCEDLHDVDYFPSYEIITGTPFKGAFYQPNQREVTPEGVAFVMRQFFAGLDAVQPLQAPTSVASTCVSSEELVCEDAVLDYYA